In a genomic window of Maledivibacter sp.:
- the mce gene encoding methylmalonyl-CoA epimerase: protein MKVLKVDHIGIAVKNLDETLKFYTEALGLEVQGTETVEEQKVKVAFLPLGDTEVELLESTSPDGPIAKYIEKKGEGIQHVAFKVENIEEAIEHMKSKGFRMIDEKPRYGAGGAKIAFMHPKSSHGVLVELSERQ, encoded by the coding sequence ATGAAAGTTTTAAAGGTAGATCATATTGGTATAGCTGTAAAAAATTTGGATGAAACATTAAAGTTTTATACTGAGGCTTTGGGTTTAGAGGTTCAAGGGACTGAGACAGTGGAAGAACAAAAGGTTAAAGTAGCATTCTTACCATTAGGAGATACAGAGGTTGAACTTCTTGAATCTACTTCCCCCGATGGACCAATTGCCAAGTACATTGAAAAAAAGGGAGAAGGAATACAGCACGTAGCATTCAAAGTTGAAAACATTGAAGAGGCAATTGAACATATGAAGTCAAAAGGCTTTAGAATGATTGATGAAAAGCCAAGATATGGAGCTGGTGGAGCTAAGATAGCATTTATGCATCCAAAAAGCTCCCATGGAGTATTAGTTGAGCTTAGTGAAAGACAATAG
- the greA gene encoding transcription elongation factor GreA, producing MVDKEIILTKQGLKKVEDELEELKAVKRKEVAEKIKQALAFGDISENSEYDEAKNEQAQVEERIAKLETILRKARVVDESNISKDVVSVGSTVKVMDLEFDEEVEYTIVGSAEADPYELKISNESPVGKALIGSKVGETVEVQIPDGVTNYKILEIKIQ from the coding sequence ATGGTTGATAAGGAAATAATTTTAACTAAGCAAGGATTGAAAAAGGTAGAAGATGAATTAGAAGAACTAAAAGCAGTAAAAAGAAAAGAAGTAGCTGAGAAAATAAAGCAAGCATTAGCTTTTGGAGATATAAGTGAGAATTCTGAATACGATGAAGCCAAAAACGAACAAGCACAGGTGGAGGAAAGAATAGCTAAACTTGAAACCATCTTAAGAAAAGCAAGAGTTGTTGATGAAAGTAATATATCTAAGGATGTAGTAAGTGTAGGTTCGACGGTAAAAGTTATGGATTTAGAGTTTGATGAAGAAGTAGAATATACTATTGTTGGTTCGGCTGAGGCTGATCCCTATGAACTAAAGATTTCGAATGAATCTCCTGTTGGAAAGGCTTTAATTGGAAGCAAAGTAGGGGAAACTGTTGAGGTTCAAATTCCTGATGGAGTTACAAATTATAAAATACTTGAGATAAAAATACAATAG
- a CDS encoding sodium ion-translocating decarboxylase subunit beta, giving the protein MGQAIIKFLNSTGFITLFQQPKHIVMLAISCLLLYLAIKKGFEPLLLVPIAFGMLLTNLPLAGMMNAPGVDPHGHVIPGGLLWYFFQGDELGIFPPIIFMGVGAMTDFGPLIANPKSLLLGAAAQFGIFTTFLGAIFLGFTAQQAGAIGIIGGADGPTAIFLASKLAPEILGPIAVAAYSYMALVPIIQPPIMKALTTKKERMVKMEQLRPVSKTEKILFPIMVTLLVSLMLPPAATLIGMLMLGNLFRECGVTQRLTETASNALINIVTIFLGLSVGATATADAFLKWQTIKIIVLGVIAFGVGTAAGVLLGKIMYRVSGGKINPLIGSAGVSAVPMAARVSQVVGQQENPSNFLLMHAMGPNVSGVIGSAVAAGVLLSLFG; this is encoded by the coding sequence ATGGGTCAAGCCATAATTAAATTCCTGAATAGCACAGGATTTATAACTTTATTTCAGCAACCAAAGCATATTGTAATGTTAGCTATATCATGTTTGCTTCTCTATCTGGCAATAAAAAAAGGATTTGAACCATTGCTTTTAGTACCCATAGCCTTTGGTATGCTTTTAACCAATCTACCATTAGCGGGGATGATGAATGCTCCTGGAGTAGATCCCCATGGCCACGTAATACCCGGTGGACTTTTATGGTATTTCTTCCAGGGTGATGAGCTTGGAATATTTCCACCAATCATATTCATGGGCGTAGGAGCAATGACGGACTTTGGGCCACTAATAGCTAATCCCAAATCATTATTATTAGGTGCAGCAGCGCAGTTCGGTATATTTACCACATTCTTAGGCGCAATATTCCTAGGCTTTACTGCCCAGCAGGCAGGAGCTATCGGGATCATCGGAGGAGCCGATGGGCCTACAGCAATCTTTCTGGCATCAAAATTAGCACCGGAAATACTTGGACCTATAGCCGTAGCGGCATATTCATATATGGCACTTGTTCCAATCATACAGCCGCCGATAATGAAGGCACTAACAACTAAAAAAGAGCGTATGGTAAAGATGGAACAGCTAAGACCAGTATCGAAGACGGAAAAGATACTATTCCCAATAATGGTAACATTATTAGTATCACTGATGTTACCACCAGCGGCCACATTAATAGGTATGCTTATGCTTGGTAACCTATTTAGGGAATGTGGAGTAACACAAAGACTAACGGAAACAGCATCCAATGCACTGATCAATATAGTTACTATATTCCTTGGATTATCAGTAGGTGCAACTGCGACTGCAGATGCATTTCTGAAGTGGCAGACAATAAAGATAATCGTACTAGGAGTAATTGCATTTGGTGTTGGTACAGCAGCAGGAGTACTACTTGGTAAGATCATGTATAGGGTATCCGGTGGAAAGATAAATCCACTAATAGGTTCCGCTGGGGTTTCGGCAGTACCAATGGCAGCAAGGGTATCCCAAGTAGTAGGACAACAAGAAAACCCATCAAATTTCTTATTAATGCATGCAATGGGACCTAACGTTTCAGGGGTTATCGGTTCAGCAGTTGCGGCGGGTGTATTATTATCATTATTCGGATAG
- the lysS gene encoding lysine--tRNA ligase: MTEEQNISEVLRIRREKLKKLQEMGRDPFKIERFERTAFSTQIADKFEEFEGKEVKIAGRIMAKRTMGKASFIDILDRDGRIQSYVRKDAIGEEEYEVFTTYDIGDIVGIRGTVFKTKKEEISIRAEEVKLLSKSLQVLPEKWHGLKDTELRYRQRYVDLIVNPEVKETFLKRNKIIKAIREFLDEKGYLEVETPILTTVAGGAAARPFLTHHNTLDIDMQMRIANELYLKRLIVGGFDKVYEMGKMFRNEGISIKHNPEFTNIELYAAYEDYEYMMKITENLVAYCAEKALGSTVINYQGTEIDFKPPWKRVSMHDMVEEKTGVDFYGIENDEEARKIAKEKLHLEVENHMTRGHLVNLAFEEYCEKDLIQPTFVLHHPVEVSPLAKRNPDNPLITNRFEAFANTWEIANAFSELNDPIDQRGRFEQQLKQRECGDEEAHPMDEDFINALEVGLPPTGGLGIGVDRLMMLLTDSASIRDVILFPTMKPIE, translated from the coding sequence ATGACTGAGGAACAAAATATTAGCGAAGTACTGAGGATAAGAAGAGAAAAGCTTAAAAAGCTACAAGAAATGGGGAGAGATCCCTTTAAAATTGAAAGATTTGAAAGAACTGCATTTAGTACTCAAATAGCAGATAAGTTTGAAGAGTTTGAAGGAAAAGAAGTAAAAATAGCTGGTAGAATAATGGCCAAAAGAACAATGGGCAAAGCCAGCTTTATAGATATATTGGATAGAGACGGAAGAATTCAGTCATATGTCAGAAAAGATGCTATAGGTGAAGAAGAATATGAAGTATTTACTACATATGATATAGGAGATATTGTAGGTATAAGAGGAACAGTATTTAAAACAAAGAAAGAAGAAATATCTATTAGAGCAGAGGAAGTAAAGCTTCTTTCTAAGTCTTTACAGGTTTTACCTGAAAAATGGCATGGACTTAAGGATACTGAGCTTAGATATAGGCAAAGATATGTTGACCTTATTGTTAATCCAGAAGTTAAGGAAACATTTTTAAAAAGAAATAAAATAATCAAAGCCATAAGGGAATTTTTAGATGAAAAAGGATATTTAGAAGTAGAAACCCCTATCCTCACAACTGTTGCCGGTGGTGCTGCTGCAAGACCTTTTCTTACCCATCACAATACATTAGATATAGACATGCAGATGAGAATTGCAAATGAATTATATCTTAAAAGACTTATTGTAGGTGGATTTGACAAAGTTTATGAAATGGGTAAAATGTTTAGAAACGAAGGAATCTCTATAAAGCACAATCCTGAATTCACAAATATAGAGCTTTATGCAGCCTATGAAGATTATGAATATATGATGAAAATAACTGAAAACCTAGTGGCTTACTGTGCAGAAAAGGCATTAGGGTCTACGGTTATAAACTATCAAGGCACTGAAATAGACTTTAAACCACCTTGGAAAAGAGTTTCTATGCATGATATGGTTGAGGAAAAAACAGGTGTTGACTTCTATGGCATAGAAAATGATGAAGAAGCAAGAAAGATTGCAAAGGAAAAATTACATCTAGAAGTAGAAAATCATATGACTAGAGGACATTTAGTTAATCTTGCCTTTGAAGAATACTGTGAAAAGGATTTAATACAGCCAACCTTTGTGTTACATCACCCTGTAGAGGTTTCACCATTAGCTAAAAGAAATCCTGACAATCCATTGATTACAAATAGATTTGAAGCCTTTGCTAACACTTGGGAAATTGCCAATGCTTTCTCAGAGTTAAATGACCCAATTGATCAAAGAGGAAGATTTGAGCAGCAGCTTAAGCAAAGAGAATGTGGGGATGAAGAAGCACATCCAATGGATGAAGACTTCATAAACGCATTAGAAGTAGGATTGCCTCCTACAGGGGGACTAGGTATAGGGGTTGATAGATTGATGATGTTACTTACTGATTCAGCTTCTATCAGAGATGTAATACTTTTCCCAACCATGAAGCCTATAGAATAA
- the meaB gene encoding methylmalonyl Co-A mutase-associated GTPase MeaB: protein MELAQRLLKGDKRAAARLITLVENKDPEAFEILKKTYHKSGNAYVIGITGPPGAGKSTLTDKLVKGLRKKDKKIGIIAIDPTSPFTGGSILGDRVRMSDLSLDRGVFIRSMGARGHLGGLSESTQAAIKILDIYGCDYVFVETVGVGQSEVDIVKTCDTTVMVMVPGLGDDIQAIKAGIMEIGDVFAVNKADRDGAKRTAREIEMMLDFNKSDWRPPVEMVVAIENKGVEELLEHVEKHRSYLEETGEKEVRRIRNSKTEIVDLVQQKLMSILLDKSNKEQMINELSKEVAARKTDPYSACELIFDKLK, encoded by the coding sequence ATGGAACTTGCACAGAGACTACTAAAAGGTGATAAAAGGGCAGCAGCAAGACTTATAACCTTAGTAGAAAATAAGGATCCTGAGGCATTTGAAATTTTAAAAAAGACATATCATAAATCTGGAAACGCATATGTCATAGGTATAACTGGGCCACCGGGTGCAGGTAAAAGTACACTTACTGATAAACTTGTTAAAGGTCTTAGAAAAAAAGACAAAAAAATAGGGATTATTGCCATAGACCCTACAAGCCCATTTACAGGTGGGTCTATACTAGGGGACAGGGTAAGAATGTCGGACCTTAGCCTAGATAGGGGAGTTTTTATCAGAAGTATGGGAGCTAGAGGGCACCTAGGAGGGTTATCTGAATCTACTCAAGCTGCTATTAAAATATTGGATATATATGGATGCGACTATGTATTTGTTGAAACTGTTGGAGTAGGTCAATCAGAGGTGGATATAGTTAAAACATGTGATACAACTGTTATGGTAATGGTTCCTGGACTAGGGGACGATATACAAGCCATCAAAGCTGGAATAATGGAAATAGGAGACGTTTTTGCTGTAAACAAGGCCGATAGAGATGGAGCTAAAAGAACTGCTAGGGAAATTGAAATGATGTTAGATTTTAACAAATCAGATTGGCGTCCGCCTGTTGAAATGGTTGTAGCAATAGAGAACAAGGGAGTTGAAGAACTTCTTGAGCATGTTGAAAAACATAGGAGCTATTTAGAAGAAACAGGTGAAAAGGAAGTAAGAAGAATTAGAAATAGTAAAACGGAAATTGTTGATTTAGTTCAGCAAAAGCTTATGAGCATATTGCTTGACAAATCCAATAAGGAACAAATGATCAACGAACTATCAAAAGAAGTAGCGGCTAGGAAGACTGATCCCTACTCAGCATGTGAACTAATATTTGATAAACTTAAATAA
- a CDS encoding biotin--[acetyl-CoA-carboxylase] ligase, which translates to MKKEVLTVLKKNKENFISGEQLSNQLDVSRTAIWKHINALKEEGYKIESIPRKGYKLIEEPDILSREELLIELDSNRLGNDIYCFKTIDSTNNYGKKLAMDGAEEGTIVISDEQTGGRGRLGRTWVSPNGSNIYMSMILRPAIYPSEAAKITEITAAAVANAIDKVTNLGVGIKWPNDIILDNKKICGILTEMSAELNDINYVIVGIGINVNIHEFPEDIKDIATSIRMTLGGEVSRRKLVINIVKEFEKLYYDFIGTGSLKKTVDICKERSVTLGKTVKIINKNTTMIAKAIDISQNGELVIKKDDGEIINIISGEVSVRGIDGYV; encoded by the coding sequence TTGAAAAAGGAAGTATTAACAGTACTTAAGAAGAATAAAGAAAATTTTATATCGGGAGAACAATTAAGCAATCAATTGGATGTAAGTAGAACCGCCATATGGAAGCATATCAATGCCTTAAAAGAAGAGGGCTATAAAATAGAATCCATACCTAGAAAGGGCTATAAGCTCATAGAAGAACCGGATATATTATCAAGGGAAGAGCTTTTAATAGAACTTGACTCCAATAGGCTAGGTAATGACATATATTGTTTTAAAACCATTGATTCAACAAATAATTATGGTAAAAAACTAGCCATGGATGGTGCTGAGGAAGGGACTATCGTGATTAGTGATGAGCAAACCGGTGGTAGAGGTAGATTGGGAAGGACTTGGGTATCACCGAATGGGAGTAACATTTATATGTCAATGATACTAAGACCAGCTATATATCCTAGTGAAGCGGCGAAAATAACGGAGATAACAGCTGCCGCAGTTGCCAATGCCATTGATAAGGTCACAAATTTAGGGGTTGGTATTAAATGGCCCAATGATATAATTCTTGATAATAAAAAGATATGTGGAATACTTACGGAAATGAGTGCAGAGTTAAATGATATCAATTATGTAATAGTAGGAATAGGGATAAATGTAAATATACATGAGTTTCCAGAGGACATAAAAGATATAGCTACTTCTATAAGGATGACTCTGGGAGGTGAAGTATCTAGAAGGAAACTTGTCATAAATATAGTGAAGGAGTTTGAAAAATTATACTACGATTTTATTGGTACTGGAAGTTTAAAAAAGACAGTGGATATATGTAAAGAAAGATCAGTAACATTAGGAAAAACAGTAAAAATAATCAATAAAAATACAACTATGATTGCAAAAGCCATAGATATTTCACAAAATGGTGAACTAGTAATAAAAAAGGATGATGGAGAGATAATAAATATTATATCCGGAGAGGTTTCCGTAAGGGGAATCGATGGCTATGTATAA
- the dusB gene encoding tRNA dihydrouridine synthase DusB yields the protein MKIGNINIENPVALGPMAGVTDLTFRLICKEFGCGIVFTEMISAKGIYYNDPKTKRLMKIEERERPVGLQIFGSDPEIMAEVTKKINHHNHDILDINMGCPTPKIVKNGDGSALLKNPKLIGKIVSGIVKASDKPVTVKIRTGWDSDSINAVEVAKVIEESGANAISVHGRTREQFYTGKANWEIIKGVKEAVNIPVFGNGDIFSVEDAKEMKKITNCDGIMIARGAQGNPWIFKRVTHYLKTGEVLPSPTVEEKVEVCRRHLYMLIENKSEYVAIREMRKHCAWYLKGIRNAAKVRNKINTANSVKMIENHLNEILV from the coding sequence TTGAAAATAGGAAATATAAATATAGAAAATCCTGTTGCATTGGGACCAATGGCTGGAGTTACAGATTTGACATTTAGACTTATCTGTAAGGAATTTGGGTGTGGGATTGTATTTACAGAGATGATTAGCGCAAAGGGGATATATTATAATGATCCTAAAACTAAAAGACTAATGAAAATTGAAGAAAGAGAAAGACCAGTAGGTCTTCAAATATTTGGTTCGGATCCTGAAATTATGGCAGAGGTTACTAAAAAAATAAACCATCATAACCATGATATATTGGATATAAATATGGGATGTCCTACGCCTAAGATCGTGAAAAATGGTGATGGATCGGCGCTTTTGAAAAATCCTAAGTTAATTGGCAAAATAGTAAGTGGTATAGTGAAGGCATCTGATAAGCCAGTCACTGTTAAGATAAGAACCGGTTGGGATAGTGACAGCATAAATGCTGTGGAGGTAGCTAAAGTTATAGAAGAGAGTGGAGCTAATGCTATTTCCGTACACGGAAGAACAAGGGAGCAGTTTTATACTGGCAAGGCAAATTGGGAAATAATAAAAGGGGTAAAAGAAGCCGTTAATATACCTGTATTTGGTAATGGAGATATATTCTCGGTAGAGGATGCCAAAGAGATGAAAAAAATCACTAACTGTGATGGTATAATGATTGCCAGAGGAGCCCAAGGGAATCCATGGATATTTAAAAGAGTTACCCACTATCTTAAAACAGGAGAAGTTTTACCCTCTCCTACGGTAGAAGAAAAGGTAGAGGTATGTAGAAGACATCTATATATGTTAATAGAAAATAAAAGTGAGTATGTGGCCATAAGAGAGATGAGAAAACATTGTGCATGGTATCTTAAGGGAATAAGAAATGCCGCTAAGGTTAGAAATAAAATAAATACTGCAAATAGTGTAAAGATGATAGAGAATCATCTTAATGAAATACTTGTTTAG
- a CDS encoding OadG family protein has protein sequence MENLSLVDRLADPEIIKTMTIGEKTMASLQVTLLGMAITFVALMILWGLIIIMTKLLHTTQPTKKATNAVKPAPAPEVKPQEDLGESEELVAIITAAIAASLNTSTHNIVVRNIVRVADATPAWGRAGRVDQMNQML, from the coding sequence ATGGAAAACTTAAGTCTAGTTGATAGATTAGCCGATCCTGAGATAATAAAGACCATGACTATAGGTGAAAAGACTATGGCATCCCTACAGGTAACATTGCTAGGAATGGCTATAACCTTCGTAGCACTTATGATTTTATGGGGATTGATCATAATAATGACTAAGCTCCTTCATACTACACAGCCTACTAAAAAGGCAACTAATGCAGTAAAGCCAGCACCAGCTCCTGAGGTAAAACCACAAGAAGACCTAGGGGAAAGCGAAGAGCTAGTAGCAATAATTACGGCCGCTATAGCAGCAAGTCTAAATACATCTACCCACAATATAGTAGTAAGAAATATAGTAAGGGTGGCGGATGCTACTCCAGCATGGGGTAGAGCAGGTAGAGTAGACCAAATGAATCAAATGCTTTAG
- a CDS encoding biotin/lipoyl-binding protein: MRKFNITVNGKAYEVEVEEIGGAVSAPVSRPAAAPRSAAPTPAPKAAPAPKSAAPAAPAPAGANTITAPMPGTVLDIKVKEGDTVGNGDVLLILEAMKMENEIMAPAGGKVVSVNVSKGASVNAGDVLIVLG, translated from the coding sequence ATGAGAAAGTTTAATATAACTGTAAATGGTAAGGCATATGAAGTAGAAGTAGAAGAAATAGGCGGAGCTGTATCAGCACCGGTATCAAGACCAGCAGCGGCTCCAAGATCAGCAGCTCCAACGCCAGCTCCAAAGGCTGCACCTGCGCCAAAATCAGCGGCTCCAGCAGCTCCAGCTCCAGCGGGTGCAAACACTATCACAGCTCCAATGCCAGGGACAGTACTTGACATAAAGGTAAAAGAAGGAGATACAGTGGGTAATGGTGATGTATTACTTATATTAGAAGCTATGAAGATGGAAAATGAAATAATGGCACCTGCAGGTGGAAAAGTAGTATCAGTAAATGTTTCCAAGGGTGCATCAGTAAATGCGGGAGATGTTCTAATAGTATTAGGATAA
- a CDS encoding methylmalonyl-CoA carboxyltransferase — translation MAVNKLEDLRKRRQKIEAGGGAKRIEKQHAKGKLTARERINLLFDEGTFVELDAFVKHRCTNFGMEKLEAPGEGVVSGYGMVDGRLVYAFAQDFTVIGGSLGEMHAEKICKVLDNALKVGAPVVGLNDSGGARIQEAVDALGGYAKIFYRNTIASGVIPQISAIMGPCAGGAVYSPAITDFIYMVDQTSQMFITGPQVIKTVTGEEVTAEALGGAMTHNSKSGVAHFVSSNDEACIADIRRLLSFLPSNNMETAPVFDTADDINRIVPELDTIIPDNPNKPYDMKDIISLIVDDGDFYEYQQYFAQNMLTCFARINGSTVGIIANQPKVLAGCLDISASDKAARFIRTCDAFNIPLLNIVDVPGFLPGTTQEYGGIIRHGAKMLYAYSEATVPKVTLIVRKAYGGSYIGMCNKELGADIVLAWPSAEIAVMGPKGAANIIFRKDISDADNPAEMRQRKINEYTEEFATPYKAAERGMVDDVIEPNSTRPRLVDALNMLSSKRETRPAKKHGNIPL, via the coding sequence ATGGCTGTAAACAAATTAGAAGATTTACGAAAGCGCCGCCAAAAGATAGAAGCGGGCGGAGGAGCAAAGAGAATTGAAAAGCAGCATGCTAAAGGGAAGCTGACGGCAAGGGAGAGAATAAACCTTCTATTTGATGAGGGGACCTTTGTAGAGCTAGATGCGTTTGTAAAGCATAGATGTACAAACTTTGGTATGGAAAAGTTGGAAGCACCGGGAGAAGGTGTAGTATCGGGATATGGTATGGTAGATGGAAGGTTAGTATATGCCTTTGCCCAAGACTTTACGGTAATCGGAGGCTCACTAGGAGAAATGCATGCAGAAAAAATCTGTAAGGTATTGGACAATGCCCTAAAAGTAGGAGCGCCAGTAGTGGGACTAAATGATTCAGGTGGAGCAAGAATCCAAGAAGCGGTAGATGCTTTAGGTGGCTATGCAAAGATATTTTATAGAAACACCATAGCCTCAGGAGTAATACCACAGATATCAGCAATCATGGGACCATGCGCAGGGGGAGCAGTATACTCACCGGCAATAACAGACTTTATATATATGGTGGATCAAACCAGCCAGATGTTCATAACAGGACCACAGGTAATAAAAACAGTAACGGGGGAAGAAGTAACAGCAGAAGCCTTAGGTGGAGCCATGACCCACAACAGCAAAAGTGGTGTAGCCCACTTTGTATCGTCAAATGATGAAGCTTGTATAGCTGACATAAGAAGATTACTTAGCTTCCTTCCATCAAATAATATGGAAACAGCACCTGTATTTGACACAGCAGATGATATAAATAGAATAGTACCAGAGTTAGACACGATAATACCGGATAATCCAAACAAACCATATGATATGAAGGACATAATATCACTGATAGTGGATGATGGAGATTTCTATGAGTATCAGCAATATTTTGCACAAAATATGCTTACATGCTTTGCAAGAATAAATGGAAGTACAGTAGGTATCATAGCAAATCAACCAAAGGTACTGGCAGGATGCTTGGATATAAGTGCATCGGATAAGGCGGCAAGATTCATAAGAACATGTGATGCCTTCAATATACCACTATTAAATATAGTAGATGTACCGGGATTTTTACCAGGAACTACTCAGGAATACGGTGGAATCATAAGACATGGAGCGAAGATGCTATATGCGTACAGTGAAGCAACAGTACCTAAGGTGACGCTAATAGTTAGAAAAGCCTATGGTGGATCATATATAGGAATGTGTAACAAAGAGCTAGGAGCAGATATCGTATTAGCATGGCCATCGGCAGAAATAGCAGTAATGGGACCAAAGGGAGCTGCAAATATCATATTTAGAAAAGATATATCGGATGCAGATAACCCAGCGGAAATGAGACAAAGGAAGATAAACGAATACACTGAGGAATTTGCTACACCATACAAGGCGGCGGAAAGAGGTATGGTAGACGATGTAATCGAGCCAAACTCAACAAGACCAAGACTTGTAGATGCACTAAACATGTTATCATCAAAGCGTGAAACAAGACCAGCCAAAAAACACGGAAATATTCCACTATAG
- a CDS encoding cobalamin B12-binding domain-containing protein, which yields MDRPIRVLVAKPGLDGHDRGAKVIARALRDAGMEVIYTGLRQTPEQIVSAAIQEDVDVVAMSILSGAHNTLLPKVVELLKAEDADDMLVVGGGVIPDDDIPYLKEKGIAEVFTPGTPTQVTINYINENVTR from the coding sequence ATGGATAGACCTATTAGAGTTTTAGTTGCTAAGCCAGGTTTAGATGGTCATGATAGAGGAGCTAAAGTTATAGCTAGGGCCTTAAGAGACGCAGGTATGGAAGTTATCTATACAGGACTTAGACAAACACCGGAACAAATAGTAAGTGCAGCCATTCAAGAGGACGTTGATGTAGTTGCTATGAGTATATTGTCGGGAGCCCATAATACTTTACTTCCGAAGGTAGTAGAACTATTAAAGGCTGAAGATGCAGATGATATGCTAGTTGTTGGTGGTGGAGTTATACCAGATGATGACATCCCATATTTAAAGGAAAAGGGAATCGCGGAAGTGTTTACTCCCGGTACTCCGACACAAGTGACTATTAATTACATTAATGAAAACGTTACAAGATAA
- a CDS encoding type III pantothenate kinase: protein MLLAFDVGNTNIVLGVYKDKELIKYWRMSTDKSKTSDEIGMLVNQLFTYDGLDMREVTDVIISSVVPTIMYSLQHMSIKFCDKEAIVVGPGIKTGINIKYDNPRQVGADRIVNAVSAFHKYGGPIIVVDFGTATTFCAISEKCEYLGGTISPGIKISSDALFQRAAKLPRVELNKPRKVICKNTIQSMQSGIIYGYVGLVDYLVERMKEELKSKKVKVIATGGLAGLIASESKTIDHVDRFLTLEGLRLIYEMNKE from the coding sequence ATGTTATTAGCATTTGATGTAGGTAATACAAATATTGTATTAGGTGTATATAAAGATAAAGAATTAATAAAGTATTGGAGAATGTCTACAGATAAATCAAAAACATCCGATGAAATTGGTATGTTAGTAAATCAATTATTTACCTATGACGGTTTAGATATGAGAGAGGTTACGGATGTAATAATATCTTCAGTAGTTCCAACTATAATGTATTCCCTTCAGCATATGTCCATTAAGTTTTGTGATAAAGAAGCTATAGTAGTTGGACCTGGTATTAAAACAGGAATAAATATAAAATACGATAATCCTAGACAGGTTGGAGCCGATAGAATAGTTAATGCTGTATCAGCTTTTCATAAATATGGTGGCCCCATAATAGTAGTTGATTTTGGAACAGCAACTACATTTTGTGCCATATCTGAAAAATGTGAGTATTTAGGAGGAACAATTTCACCGGGTATAAAAATATCTAGTGATGCATTATTTCAAAGAGCCGCTAAACTGCCAAGAGTCGAATTAAACAAACCTAGAAAGGTTATATGTAAAAATACTATTCAAAGTATGCAATCAGGAATTATATATGGATACGTTGGTTTAGTTGACTATTTGGTAGAAAGAATGAAGGAAGAACTTAAATCTAAAAAAGTTAAAGTAATAGCTACTGGAGGGTTGGCAGGACTAATAGCCTCTGAGTCAAAAACCATAGACCATGTAGATAGATTTTTAACTTTAGAAGGATTAAGGTTAATATATGAGATGAATAAAGAATAA